The Osmia lignaria lignaria isolate PbOS001 chromosome 3, iyOsmLign1, whole genome shotgun sequence genome includes the window aattaatataattattcacaATTATCATGACACAAAAGAATCTTTAACTACATTGTCATTGATTGTTTATATTATATCTGCACCACAATAAGACGTCCAACTAACAACCATGACCGTATATTAAGTGATGAATGCCCCGTGTAATATTGTTCCTACAATTTTCTATATGTACTAAAATGCGATAAACAGTGtacaatttatgaaatatataacaTGTACACacaattatttctattaattgttcctttgaaataaaaagttcAGGAAAATTGGAAATCTCATTTTATAGAAACATACCTTATCACTTTCATGTATCTTAGAAAGTACATTTCCAAAGCGGCAATGCTTACACATAATATAATTGCAGAAACAGTATTAACAATACTAAAATAATTATGTCTGATTATTCTGTAAAGCTGATAAAAAGGATCATACTTTCTAACTAGAACAGTAAGCGAAATCTGGAGAGATGGGCATCCCTGTTTCGTTAGACATCCCTATGGGGAACACTGCCACTATGGGAGGTTAGCTGACTAACGTAGTTCCTAGCAAGTGTTTCCCCGAACATGGCGGACGGTGCTTATTCGAATTTTCAAGGGACACAATGAGAGTGCACCGAATTTGCCGCGGTGATGTCCGTGACTAAGGGCGTGTGGTGATCCTGAGGGTGGCCGACGTGGATACCCGGGCGCCACCGTGATAGTTACGGTTACATGCGTGCCGGCGTGTCGTCGTCCTGACTTCAGGGGATAGGGTTTTACCGCGCCGCGATTGTGTGTCTCGGAGCGACGAACCGTGGCGGGGCCCCCATGGTTGTAAATGGCTGACGGGAATCGGAAAATGAGGCCCGAACGTCGCGCGTGATTCCACGGCTAAGACGCTGAGGTACGATATAAGAAGGTGCTTGGAGATCGAACGATATTCGCGCGGTCTTCTGTCCTAAAAACACCACCACCGGGTCCAAGCACCGCCCGGTGCTAGGAGCTGTCCCGGGGGTTGCTCGTGTCTACCGTATCGCCCAGTGTCTTCGTCAAATTGTGATCCGACTATAGGGCTCGCATTCCCTCGATCAgcaataaatttcatttcagtTCGATACTTGTCATCGGAAGTTAAATCTTCTCGAATTATGTATCTCCCGCTCGTACGCGATGTTTCGTCTTGTTTTAAAACATGATTTGTAGGTGTTCTCGTTTGTTAACGAGAATGTAAACGCGCGGACTGCTTTTCAATGAGATACCGATCATGTGGTCGTTATTTGTTTCGCAGGTTTTCGCGATACTTTTTCGATTCTTGTAACGTACTTATCGCCACTTGTAATGGATGTAAATGAATGATTTGGGCTGACGACCATCTATTTTACACATTTGCGTGGACCAAGCATTATGTGTACATGCATGTAAGATTTGCTTTCCTTTCGGATTTCAACAAACATTTTTCATACAAATTTATTCTACTAACATGAtctaaaaatcaaaatatttattctttacTGAATGTAATTGTTACTTTTATAAAACATGTACAATGTTGCTTGTTAGAATGCAATCTATTTCATGAAAACCTAACTGTAAATATAtgctttataattttgtaaccaATTGATACCTTAACATGAGTATGTAAGGCAATCGTAATAAAGTTATGTGTAACTCATTAATCCTAGTGTTCAGTTTCAAAGCATAATAAGTTTatgatattatattataatttcctatgatttctttttatatagatgaaaattgatattagataatttagaaattgatGTTTGTTACATAAAATGTTTCTGAATACAATGAAGCtgtgtttttaataattcagtCAAGCAAAACAAtggtatttaattttatgttgCTTAAATTTACCTCAGCTATAAGTGATATACATGTTAATATGTATTTGTTATTGTTTTGTGAAATTATAGAAACAGGGTAGAAAATGTCAGAGCCAGAAGAAAGTCTGGCAGCGCCGGATAGCACTACGAGGGAACAAAAGTTGGGTTTCTCTCATGGAGATGATGTTCTTCTTCAACATAAGGATGGCAAATATTACCTTGGAACAATTGTTGAGGTGCACTTGCATAATACTTTTAAAACTACTTGCATCCTTTCAATTTCTTATTGcattgtaacaatatcatatcTTGTAATCAACAATAAAATATCTTCACGCGCTAAATgttttatgtatgtacatgtacatATAGGTGGATTTGGCAAGGGAAAAATGCCTTGTCAAATTTATGGACAACACCTCTGCATGGTCTTCAGTTAAGGAGCTGACAAAGCTGTCAATACCAGATTCTGATGTTATGTGCGTTCTTTGTAAAAAATCTCAGCCCAAGACTGATAATGACATTATTGTTTGTGACAAATGTGGTCGTGGTTATCATCAACTTTGTCATCAGGTAACAAGATTTAATTTTTGTTGAAGGGAATACTGTTTCATTTATGACTAATTGTGTTATAAAATAAGTAAACCCAACATATATGTTTGTAGCCTCAGATATCAAAGGAAGAAACAGCAGCTGAGGCACATTGGATATGTAAAAGATGTGTAGATAGTCAACCACGGGCACGCGAAGTTGTAGAACCAAAAACTTCTATGGTAAAGGCAAGTATAAGAAAAGTTTGCAGTGGAAGGGACCAACCTCAGCCGCCACCAGATGACATGACAAAATTGCCGTATGATGTAAATATCTTAGTTTTGTCAAATATATTATTCTACTGATAAATATATTTCGAATCCGAGAAAGTTAACGTGAACATTGTTTATTACAGCCTAATATGCTAAATTGGGATGCGCATCATAGAGTAAATGCTGAACAAATTTATTGTTATTGTGGATTAAATGGTGAATGGTATACACAAATGTTGCAATGTGCTCGTTGCAAGCAGTGGTTTCATGAAAAATGCGTCAGTTGTTTAACTTATCCTTTATACAGTGGAGACAGGTAAGAACAATTAACCGATAGAGACTAATTTATATTTGCAGTATCGTCAATTTTAAAGTGTATTTTATAATCGTTAATATTTATAGGTTTTACGTATTTGTTTGTTCAATGTGCAATTATGGTAAAGAATTCGTACGGCGGCTAGAATTAAAATGGATAGATCTGGTGCACCTGATGTTGTACAATCTGACTGTTTACAATGCTAAAAAGTATTATGATTTAGACACTGTTATTATACCTTATGCCAATGATAACTGGAATACTTTACAGCTTCCGCCACGGGTAAGGGtctttaatgaatatttaaaatgtgAAACTTAAAATACTTTCACTTATTAAAAGTTCTATGAATTAGACTTTCTACAAGTATGCATATGTATTTACTTTATTGTTAGATCAGGGATGTCAGTGCTCAAATACGCAGAGAATCTATACTAGCAATATTGACAAATAATAGAAACAGATTCAAGTGTGGcagagaaataaagaaacgtACTACAATATGGGGTCTTAGAGTTAGGTTACCACCACCATGTCCAATTGTTCATCTTCCAGTAACTGGTGTAATTGATGATTCCGTATTACGTAGATGTTGGGGGGCTAATAAGAGACTGGGATATCTTCCTCCGCCTACAGGGTTAGTTACTAAAGTATTAATCAAACGTGTATTAGCAAAACTAATATTTCAGTCAAATTACTCGTCTGTACAACAGTTAGAAAGAAATTGTATTGTTTCAGGCCGATATCTTTACCAGAAAGTACAAAACAATTGACTGCATTAAAACAAAGCACGgcagaaaatttagaaatcccCGTAAACCCATCAGATGTAGTAATGCGTGGAACAATATATCAGAATTCAGAAGCAGAACAAAGTTCGTGTCCAAGTCCAAGCCCACCAAATCAATCTACGCAATCTCTAAGAGAAAGGTAAATAACATTTTATCGGGTGAAACTTGTTTCGTAATACAAACGATTTTCCTGTActgttattttcaatttaatacagGTATAGCGGAGGTGGTTTTGTGAAGAAATCATTCCCATTCCCCAAGCTCAGTTTACAAAGAAGAAGACGCTTAATGGCGTTAGGTAGTTCGCGCGAAAGAATGTTGCGAAAACacaagaaaagagagaaaagcgaTGGCCCTTTAAGCAAGGCTCAGGGCGTTCGAGAAGCTAGATACAGGAAAGCTAGGAAGCTACTGAAGAACGCTATAGCGAAGGTTAGCACGAAGGTAGAAAAAAATACCATAACGCCTTATACTATATTCACGTAAGCGTAATACAATCCCAGTTCTCGATTATATTTTGCAGAGTAAGTCTCGAAACTCGGAAACGTCTGATTTACCACCAACGCCTCCAACTTCAGTTTCCGGTCCTCCTACACCACCTGCCACAACTTCAGGTATATCTGAACTATCCGTGCCTAGTTCCGTGGAATTGATGCATCCTCTACCACCGTCGACACCCGCTGACACTAGCGGGGATGAAACGAGTTCGAGAGGAACATTGGATTCTTTCATTCCACCGCCCAAAGACTTTGAAGGCAAGAATAATCCATTCAGAAATCTCAGTGATCTATTGGGTGCATCTGGCAATCTAAATCAGTCGAATTTAAGTACTCCGTCACCGTACAATCAATGCCCGATCACATTACCTCTACCGCTCACACCAGTTATATCACAACCACCGGTAGTACGGCCCGCCAAAAGGCAGTTATCGGAGAAAGACATTATCATAGACAGAAACGGGCAGGTTAAACGTAGACGACAACATCGGAGAGGTCGGCCGTCCCAACAACAAATACAGCAACAGTACCAGCATACTGCTAGTAAGACGGCGACCATTTTACCGGCGCGTAATAGCGAAGTTAAAAGTGAGTTTGCAAGGAATTTAAGAAGTTCATTTAACGGTGCCTCAAGCAGTGCTAGTAGTCAAATTGGAAATTGTGTTGATTATGCCTTAAACGGGAGGAGACTGAGACAACGTCAGAGCAATGACAAACAGCCGGCTCCGGATTTGCAAGCGCAAAAGAAAGGTAGCGTACCTACATCTCCAAAGTGTTCACCCGTCAAACAAAGTGCACCCGACATATCCATTGATGACCTAAAGTCATCGGTGAACATATATTTCGGAGCGGCGAATAGAATAGCCGCCGGTGAAAAGTTTGTCATCAGAGCAAAGAGGATAGGATCGAACGGTCAGACTCAATACCTAATCGAGTGGGAGGGACTTAATACTTAACAATGAATTCGTTTACGATCCGAAGAAACTCATTGCGAACGTATACAATGTTTTCGTTGGCATCGAGCAAAAACAGCATTCGACTGCTAATTAGTTTCTTCCgttttttttctcccttcatatattttcttttctttttgtttttgaaCCTCGGTGTTTCAAACGAACGACTTAGTGACAAATTGATCCGTGTCACATGCACTGCCATTCGTTACATATGTTTTATATAATAAGTATGTATTAATTGGTGTACGATGTACGACTGTTCTTGCAAATGTAAACTTGTTTCGTTCATTGACAAAGTGATATTCGTACGAAAACACCGTATTCCAATAGAACAAACTTCATTGCTGGCCAATGAATTTGTTTAgccactttttatttttgaaacagcATCCGGTTAGTTTCGCTTTGCACgtcaaaaaagaaaacaaaaaaaagaagaaacacttTTCCACGGATTTGATTTACATTCAAAATGTACCGTCCATAATTACCTTCGACGCGTCAAATTCAATTAACGTTTGTACGTCTATTTTACTACGAAGCAGCTAGTAGCGCACGTGTAAAGGAAACACATTTACAAGAACAATCAGGTACATTGCTTATGAAGTGTAAATATTGTAGCATAGTAGGTTTCGCAGAAAAATCGATGAATGTAAGACGAGTTTAATCGCAAATGAAGAACATAGAAAATGGACTCGTTTGCGCCGGTTTTACATTCATTAGAGATTGGCCAATCGCTCCTTATGAGCTGCGGAGCAGACCATGATCACgacgagagaagaaaaaaaaaaagcgaattgAAATTGACTGTTGTTCCTCTCACTTGAGCTAACGTACTAGCGAACGTGTTAGTGCTTAGTTTTTACAGAGTAAAGCAGAgtaagaaaagagagaaaaaaaaaaaattgaaacaaagaGCAGACATGGTGCAAAGGTTATTTTTCAATACAATCGTAGAGATAGACATCCGCTTCTGTAACTCGATCGTCTCGTACTGTTTTCTCGCATCATCTTCGCGACAATACGAACAAGAATCATATGCGATGATTACTGCCATGGCtgcatcattttattttatgcttGTATCGTGATACTTAACATCGATAATGATCCTAAGTATTTATACATATTCAAGAATTCCATCAAACGGTTCGAGACGATCAAGATACGGTTCTAGCATTGCTCATTATTATACAAGACTAAGGGGAAAAGAACACGAATACACACATACACTCCTATTTCGTACAATATAACAAAAGCTAAACACGTAAGTGATTGGCCAAAATTATCTGTGCAAAGATTTAACGACGACTTTGTACAATTCTCTACGCGGATTTTTCAAGCGGGAGATCATTTCCGAACTCGTAGCGAATCTTAACGAATTGTtcttgttaattattaaaagaaaaaagcgcGCGTACGACGCGaaatgaattttgtaaaatttacatGGTCAGTAGCAAGAATTCTTGAAAcgatatttctttaatttaataactATGCTGCACAGAATTTGGGGTCAGAACTTACTAATTAGTATACTATAAAAACCGCAGGAAAACTAGAAATATTCCTCGTTAAAGTCTCCGATTGAAagagtttattttaaaaaattgtgcTCGATtcttgaaaaggaaaaaaatcgaGGCTCCCTTATTTTATCTGTCTTTCTTTCGGATACCAAAAATAGTCTTCTTATATTCTTTCTACtcttttgtttaataatttattagcgAAAAACGAAGGTCGTACGAGTTTGTTCCCTTAAACATCAGGATATAAAAAATCCGCGAGTCATTCATTGCTTAGACAGACTTACCTAAGATAGGTATTTTTTTTAAGCGCTAATTTATTTAATCTACTTACACGTAACTATCATTTTGCGCATTGTGACTCCTTTAGAGAGATCATTATAGCTCAGCAACACAGCGATGGCAATCTTCGAATCACACGTACAAGAATCTTTTTGCCAACTAAACAGTCGCTCATTATTCTTATACCGTTTCTACATTCTTTTCTCTTGTTTATCATTATTCGCGAGAAAACGTTCTTTATTTGATCGTCTTCGAAAGATGTGTTCAAGTGTGTTCAAGTTGTAACCGGTGTTAATTGTGCGAAATTTAATAAACACGATCGAGTAACTAGCGAATTACTAGTTAGTCTGACGAGTACCCTTTCAATTACTAATTGGATTACGTACAAATTATTCCACAATATAAAATCAGAATCTATTCGGTAGCCTTATTTTTaatataggaaaaaaaaaatgtaaaatcaaaAGATTCGTAGATGTATCAAACCTACAAAAAATTAGATCTCCACcctgaataataaattattaattgagaGGGTACGAATGTTTTAATGAGAGATACTCAATAGCATGAATTATTTGTTCAGAAAAAGTGCATCGCAAAGAGCGGGACAACGTTACTCTCTAAAGGAACGTAAATAGGTAATTATTGGACGAGAATACACTGCCAAACATCTTTTaagttataatttaataaacaaacgTTAGACAATATACTGCGCTATGATACttcgattaatttttaatcgaacgAACGTACAGTATGGAGTAGGGTAGGCTTCCTTAGGGTAAATGGCATTACAAggaaagcagaaattctcaaaaccttGAAAGtgatatagaaaaagaaataacaatttttaattattaaatttcataaaatttagtgTGCGAATGactgaggaggaggaggaggaagccTTCGAGCGGTGGGAGGACCTCCGGACATCGTTATTTTCCCTGAGGAAATCTACTTTGCTCAATGCTGTACGTGTATttagtttcttttattattattattattattattattattactattgtaatattattagtaatttgtttttcgttct containing:
- the Pcl gene encoding polycomb protein Pcl isoform X1 — protein: MSEPEESLAAPDSTTREQKLGFSHGDDVLLQHKDGKYYLGTIVEVDLAREKCLVKFMDNTSAWSSVKELTKLSIPDSDVMCVLCKKSQPKTDNDIIVCDKCGRGYHQLCHQPQISKEETAAEAHWICKRCVDSQPRAREVVEPKTSMVKASIRKVCSGRDQPQPPPDDMTKLPYDPNMLNWDAHHRVNAEQIYCYCGLNGEWYTQMLQCARCKQWFHEKCVSCLTYPLYSGDRFYVFVCSMCNYGKEFVRRLELKWIDLVHLMLYNLTVYNAKKYYDLDTVIIPYANDNWNTLQLPPRIRDVSAQIRRESILAILTNNRNRFKCGREIKKRTTIWGLRVRLPPPCPIVHLPVTGVIDDSVLRRCWGANKRLGYLPPPTGPISLPESTKQLTALKQSTAENLEIPVNPSDVVMRGTIYQNSEAEQSSCPSPSPPNQSTQSLRERYSGGGFVKKSFPFPKLSLQRRRRLMALGSSRERMLRKHKKREKSDGPLSKAQGVREARYRKARKLLKNAIAKVSTKSKSRNSETSDLPPTPPTSVSGPPTPPATTSGISELSVPSSVELMHPLPPSTPADTSGDETSSRGTLDSFIPPPKDFEGKNNPFRNLSDLLGASGNLNQSNLSTPSPYNQCPITLPLPLTPVISQPPVVRPAKRQLSEKDIIIDRNGQVKRRRQHRRGRPSQQQIQQQYQHTASKTATILPARNSEVKSEFARNLRSSFNGASSSASSQIGNCVDYALNGRRLRQRQSNDKQPAPDLQAQKKGSVPTSPKCSPVKQSAPDISIDDLKSSVNIYFGAANRIAAGEKFVIRAKRIGSNGQTQYLIEWEGLNT
- the Pcl gene encoding polycomb protein Pcl isoform X2, producing the protein MSEPEESLAAPDSTTREQKLGFSHGDDVLLQHKDGKYYLGTIVEVDLAREKCLVKFMDNTSAWSSVKELTKLSIPDSDVMCVLCKKSQPKTDNDIIVCDKCGRGYHQLCHQPQISKEETAAEAHWICKRCVDSQPRAREVVEPKTSMVKASIRKVCSGRDQPQPPPDDMTKLPYDPNMLNWDAHHRVNAEQIYCYCGLNGEWYTQMLQCARCKQWFHEKCVSCLTYPLYSGDRFYVFVCSMCNYGKEFVRRLELKWIDLVHLMLYNLTVYNAKKYYDLDTVIIPYANDNWNTLQLPPRIRDVSAQIRRESILAILTNNRNRFKCGREIKKRTTIWGLRVRLPPPCPIVHLPVTGVIDDSVLRRCWGANKRLGYLPPPTGPISLPESTKQLTALKQSTAENLEIPVNPSDVVMRGTIYQNSEAEQSSCPSPSPPNQSTQSLRERYSGGGFVKKSFPFPKLSLQRRRRLMALGSSRERMLRKHKKREKSDGPLSKAQGVREARYRKARKLLKNAIAKSKSRNSETSDLPPTPPTSVSGPPTPPATTSGISELSVPSSVELMHPLPPSTPADTSGDETSSRGTLDSFIPPPKDFEGKNNPFRNLSDLLGASGNLNQSNLSTPSPYNQCPITLPLPLTPVISQPPVVRPAKRQLSEKDIIIDRNGQVKRRRQHRRGRPSQQQIQQQYQHTASKTATILPARNSEVKSEFARNLRSSFNGASSSASSQIGNCVDYALNGRRLRQRQSNDKQPAPDLQAQKKGSVPTSPKCSPVKQSAPDISIDDLKSSVNIYFGAANRIAAGEKFVIRAKRIGSNGQTQYLIEWEGLNT